From Nicotiana tabacum cultivar K326 chromosome 20, ASM71507v2, whole genome shotgun sequence, one genomic window encodes:
- the LOC107821494 gene encoding putative nucleoredoxin 1, whose translation MAMAIDQESFPHDLAVVLSSEERDFLICGNGEQVKISSIKGKIVGLYFSGLWCGLCRQFTPKLVEAYEDLYPKGDFEIVFISSDKDNESFNEYFGKMPWLAVPFADAEARKKLKQSFKVRAIPHLVILDGTGKVLSNEGVKFIKHFGPEAYPFTSERVNYLREEEEKAKVNQSLRSILVHESRDFLISNEESKIVVSDLEGKTVGLYFAMASHKGCRNFTLKLADVYKKLKQKNFEIVLLSLDEKYEDFNEGFEAMPWLALSFKDKNCERLVRYFEHKLLPQLVVISPDGKTLQQNAVKLVEEYGDQAFPFTQEKLITLANLKKEKLEAQTLESILVTADRDFVISNGGLKVPVSKLVGNNIVLYFAAQWSLPSREFLPKLITTYQEIKKKDETFEVIFISSDQDESSFNNLFSRMPWLELPFDDDRKAFLWRRFNIVGIPVVIAISPSGCTVNTQVRQLLETHGAGAYPFTEEHIKNLQQRLDKTSTGWPKKGKDEIHNEHELALIHQQVYLCSGCKEMGYGWSFFCKRCDYGLHPKCAPKQEEMN comes from the exons ATGGCTATGGCAATTGATCAAGAAAGTTTCCCTCATGATCTCGCAGTTGTACTGTCATCAGAGGAAAGAGACTTTCTAATATGTGGAAATGGTGAACAG GTTAAGATTAGCAGCATAAAGGGAAAGATTGTGGGCTTGTATTTCTCCGGTTTGTGGTGTGGTTTATGTCGCCAGTTTACACCAAAGTTGGTTGAAGCTTATGAGGATCTTTATCCTAAAGGTGACTTTGAAATAGTGTTCATTTCATCCGATAAAGATAATGAATCATTTAATGAATACTTTGGGAAAATGCCATGGCTTGCTGTTCCATTTGCTGATGCTGAGGCGCGTAAGAAGTTAAAGCAGTCGTTCAAAGTAAGGGCAATTCCACATCTTGTGATTCTTGATGGGACGGGGAAAGTTTTGAGCAACGAGGGCGTCAAATTTATCAAACATTTTGGTCCTGAGGCCTATCCATTTACATCTGAAAGAGTAAATTActtgagagaagaagaagagaaggctAAAGTGAATCAGTCTTTGAGGTCTATTTTGGTACATGAATCCCGTGATTTTTTGATTTCAAACGAAGAAAGCAAG ATtgttgtgtctgatcttgaagggAAAACAGTTGGCCTATATTTTGCTATGGCTTCTCATAAAGGGTGCAGGAATTTCACCTTGAAGCTAGCAGATGTATATAAAAAACTCAAacaaaagaattttgaaattgtgCTTCTATCTCTGGATGAAAAATATGAGGATTTTAatgaagggtttgaagcaatGCCATGGTTGGCTTTATCTTTCAAGGACAAGAACTGTGAGAGACTCGTTAGGTACTTTGAACATAAACTTCTACCGCAGCTAGTTGTAATTAGTCCAGATGGGAAGACTCTGCAGCAAAATGCAGTTAAACTTGTTGAAGAATATGGTGATCAAGCCTTTCCTTTCACCCAAGAAAAGCTTATTACTTTGGCTAatctaaagaaggaaaaactagAAGCACAAACATTAGAGTCTATTCTTGTTACTGCAGATCGAGATTTTGTCATTTCGAATGGTGGTTTAAAG GTTCCTGTGTCTAAACTAGTGGGGAACAACATTGTACTGTATTTTGCAGCTCAGTGGAGTCTTCCAAGTAGAGAATTTCTACCTAAACTCATCACTACATACCAAGAAATCAAGAAGAAAGAtgaaacatttgaagtgattttcatcTCTAGTGATCAAGATGAATCTTCCTTTAATAACTTATTTTCAAGAATGCCATGGTTAGAACTCCCTTTCGACGATGACAGGAAGGCGTTTCTATGGCGCAGATTCAACATAGTAGGCATTCCGGTGGTCATAGCAATTAGTCCTAGTGGCTGCACTGTGAATACACAAGTAAGACAGCTGTTAGAGACACATGGTGCAGGAGCCTATCCCTTCACAGAAGAACACATAAAGAATTTGCAGCAACGCCTCGATAAAACTTCAACAGGTTGGCCCAAAAAAGGCAAAGATGAAATTCACAATGAGCATGAACTTGCATTAATACATCAGCAAGTTTATCTTTGCAGTGGGTGCAAGGAGATGGGGTATGGTTGGTCTTTCTTCTGCAAACGTTGTGATTATGGGCTACATCCAAAATGTGCTCCAAAACAAGAAGAAATGAACTGA